The genomic region TGCCGGCCCCGATCTTGCAGAATTCGAACGGTTGATCGCTTCAGCGCAGCCCAAATTCTTCTACGGTATTCCCAATTCCCAGAACCCGTCGGGCAGGACCTATTCCCAGGATACGCGCCGGGCCATCGCCGGGATCCTTGACGGGCATGACACGGTCTTTTACGAAGACGATGCCTTTGGCGAGCTCTTCTTTGACAACAAGCCCCGGCTGCCGGTCAAACGCTACCTGCCCGACAAGGCAGTGATCTCCGGCTCGTTCTCCAAGACCGTTGCGCCGGGGATGCGGATAGGATGGATGTTTGCCCCGGCAGAGATACTATCGAAGTTCAATATCGTAAAACAGGCATCAGATCTCCATTCCAACTTCCTCTGCCAGAAGATCCTGCACCGCTATCTCACGACCACCGATCCCGACCGTCAAATCCGGAAGATTGTCGGGGTATACGGGAAGAAATGTCGGCAGATGTGCGATCTCTTCGATGATCTCATGCCGGAACTGGTCCACACAAACCCGGAGGGGGGGATGTTCCTCACCGCCACCCTGCCACCGGGCCTGTCCGCGCGAACGGTATTCGAGGAGGGCGTCAGGAACCGGGTTGCCGTTCTCCCGGGCATGCCGTTCTACGTGGATGGCGGCGGCGCCGATACGATCCGGCTGAACTTCTCTTCGGCATCGGAAGAGCAGATAACAGAGGGGATGCACCGGCTCGCGAACGTTGTCCGCGGGCTGCCGCGTGGATAAACCGGTGCGATTTATATACGTTCGTCTGCCAGATCTTCCTGTAAAGGAAGCGATATTCTTGACGAATAAGTACCTGATTCTGCTCCTCGCTCTTGCGATGATTGCAGCGGTCGTTCCTCTGGTCTCGGCCGATGACGGTCCCACGGATGGCCCGGTCGTCGTACCTACAACGACCAAGGACACCCCCGAACCAACAGCGGTGCCCACCCTGGTCACGGCACCGCCAACCACCGAACCAACCGTGACGGTCCCCACGTATGTGACCACCATGCCGACCACAGAACCAACGGTAACGGTACCTACCATGGTCACCCAGCCGACCACCACGGTTGCAACAACGGTCCCGACCGAAACCTGGACCATCGAGCCCACTTCGGCAGGTGGCGGAAAGGGCTGGATCACAACCTACTGTAATGTGGATGGCGCCACGGTCTCATTCAACGGCGCTCCCCAGGGAACAACGAGTGGGGGGAGTCTCACCGTTGCGGTGAGCCCGTCAGGAACACCGGTAACAACCATCACGGTCAGTAAATACGGATATTCTACATGGGAAGGTCCGCTCTCCCACATGCCGGAGGACCAGGAGACCGTCTCGGTCTATGCAACTATCAACCCCCTCTCAACCCCAACGACAACACCGCCGGTCCAGTACGGAACCATCTATGCCCAGTCAACCCCGAGCGGTGCCCAGATCTACATGAACGGGAACTTCTACGGGTACGCCCCGATCACGATACCAAACCTTGCACCGGGTACGTATTCGATGAAAGCCAGCCTCAGCGGATACACTCCCGATACGAGGACCGTGACGGTCTACTCGGGACAGACCACCTACTATTCGCCCGTGCTCCAGCAGTCCCCCCAGCCGTCCCGCAGCACCGGGACGGTGTACGTGACCTCCAGCCCGGATCATGCACTGGTCTATGTTGACGGCAATTACCAGGGAAAAGCCCCCCTGACCGTCACGCTCTATCCCGGCAGCCACTCGTTCCGGCTCACCCTCTCGGGATACAACGATTATACGACAACCGTGTACGTCAACGGGGGCACCGCCCAGAACCTCAATGCCGTGATGACATCGGCTACCTACGGCTCGGTTGCCATCACATCCCTGCCCGGTGCATCTGTGTACATGGACAGTAACCTGATGGGAAAGATCCCCTCTTCGGGAACCCTGACCCTCAACAACATCGTGAGCGGGAACCATCTCTTCAAGCTGACTGCCACCGGTTACAACGACTGGATGAACACGATCTATGTGCGGGGCAATACCATGACCCCCTTTACGGCAACCCTGATACCCCTCGGCACACCGGTGCCGGCAACGGGATCCCTCAATATAGCTTCAATGCCTACAGGATCCGAAGTGTATCTCGATAACATCTTCAAAGGCTACACCCCCGCCCTGCTGGACGGGATCACGCCCGGCGAGCACCAGGTCCTGCTCAAGTACACCGGGTTTATGGACTATACGACAACGGTAACGGTGGTTTCAGGTCAGACAACCCCGCTGTCCGTCAGCCTGCAGGCAGCTCCCAGCCCGACCCAGTCGGCGCCATCGATTGCAGTCCTGATCGGGGGAATTGCAGGTTTGGTTGCGCTTGGCGGTGTATTAAGGAGGCGATCCTGAAATGACTGGTGCATGCAGATTATCAAAAACACAGATCCTGAGCGCTATCCTCGTGGTCATCATCATCGGGGCGCTCACGGCGTACGCGTATACGAATGCGAATGATGCTCTCAAAGACTCCGTCAAGATGGGAATGAAATCCACGGCAGGTGTCATGGCAACCCAGATCAATGCAAGCGATCTTGCCAAATTCAAACCGGGCGATGACGCTACGCCGGCATACCTTGCCACGACCCGCCAGCTGAGGAACATGCGCAGTATGGACGATCATATCCTGAATGCGTATATCCTCAAGGTGAACAAGGATAAGACGATAACCTTCCTTGTCGATGACCTTGCGGAATACGATCCGCAGGGTTCGGCAAAGATAGGCGAAGTCTCGACTGCCCCTGACAAACTCGCGATCTTGTCGGCACTCTCCGGGCCGGCAACATCTCCCGAGCCCTACACAACCAAATACGGCTCGTTCATCTCCGCGTACGCACCCATCGATGATGCGAGCGTCGGGTCGGACGGAAACACCTATGCCATCCTTGCCATTGACATGACCGCCAAGGATTACAATGCGTACACATCGAAAGGCACGCTCATCCTGCTCACCGGCCTTATCTCGATGGTGATCGCTGTCGGCGCCATCTTCTGGTTCGGCCGCAGGGAAGAGAAGAAGAGCGAATAACCCGGACGGTCTGCGGGGATCTATCCCGCAACTTCTATTTTCTTATCCTTCCAACCAGCTTAACCATGTCATCTCAGGTTCGTATCATCCTGCCGGCACTCATCCTGATCGCAGCACTTCTTCTCGCTGCGGGATGCACCCAGCCGGCGGCATCCTCAGGAACGGCAACCGTGAGTCCCACGATAACAACACCTGCCGCGGCATCCGCCGTAGCGACCACAACGGTCTCCACGGACTCCTGGAAACGGGCCCGGCTCTCAACCAGCATGGGCGATATCGTGATCGCGCTGAATCCGGATATGCCCATCACGTCAGGCAATTTCGAGACGCTTGTCAAGCAGGGATTCTACAACAACGTCACCTTCCACCGGGTCATTGACGGGTTCATGATCCAGGGTGGCGATCCGACCGGTACCGGCATGGGCGGCCCGGGCTATACCATCAAGGACGAGTTCAAGACCGGCAACCGGAATGACCGCGGAACCATTGCCATGGCAAATGGCGGACCCAACACCGGCGGATCCCAGTTCTTTATCAATCTCGTAAACAACAATTACCTTGACAGCAAACACCCGGTCTTCGGGAAAGTTGTCGAGGGCATGAATGTTGTCGACAAGATCGCAAAAGTGCCGACAACCGGCGGGAATGAGAACCGGCCGATCCAGAGCGTTACGATCCTGAAAGCTGAAATGATCTAAAAAACCTTCTTTTTGTGTTTTTGGAAGGGCCGGTATTCACAAAACAGATGAAGCCAGAGGCCCAATACTTCTGCAGCATAGTATGACAGCATCAGCAGATAATCAAAAACTCGTGCGGCTCGAGACAAACATGGGAACGATTGTTATCGCCCTTGCTCCCGATATGCCGATCACCGCGGGAAACTTCGAGACGCTTGTACAGAAAGGATACTACAATGGCGTGATCTTTCACCGCGTCATCAGCGGGTTCATGATCCAGGGCGGCGATCCGACCGGCACCGGTCGCGGGGGCCCGGGGTACGCAATCAAGGACGAATTCCCGCCCGGCAATAAAAACGACCGCGGGACCATCTCCATGGCCAACGCGGGTCCCAACACCGGCGGATCCCAGTTCTTCATCAACCTGGTTGACAACAACTTCCTTGACGGCAAACACCCGGTCTTCGGGAAGGTTGTCGAGGGCATGGATGTTGTCGACAAGATCGGCAAGACCAAGACCGGCCCCGGCGACCGCCCGAACAAGGACGTCGTCATTGTCAAAGCCGTAATGGAATGAAAAGATAAAACAAAGAGGATCTCAGTCAGAGATCTTCCTGCTTTTTTGATATATCGTATCCTGCGCAGCGCGTTGTGATGTATCTGGTTGGCCTGGGCAAAACCGCACATTCTTGAGGCACGGGCAAGATCCAATTCCGTCCGTTGAGATAAAACGGCAAAACAGGCAACAGAACCTGCGTGGAATGAACCTCCCTGCGGGAGAATGAATACCGCTGCTGTAATCTGTTAAAAACAGATGCTGGAATTGCAGCAATTTTCTGACTGGGCAATGCTCCCGGTTCAACGGGACAAACCGAAGCAAGAGGGAAAATACAAAAAAAGGGACGGGTATTGAGGCTGGGATGGTATTATACGGACAGATAATCGCTCGGGGTGGGCATCTGTTCTTTTAAGCCCTTCCTCTTGCGGATGCTGACAACAACTTCCTTGACAAGGTTGTTGGGAACCAGTTCGAAACCGGCAAACTCGGTGTTCCACATGGCACGGCCTTCAGTGGCCGAGCGGATGTCACCGGCAAACCCGAAGAGCTCGGCAACGGGGGCTTTCCCGGCAACAGTGATGGTGTCGCCTTCGCTCGTCATGTCGAAGACCTGACCGCGCCGGCCCTGGATCTGGGAGGTTGCTGCACCCATCTGGTCCATCGGAACGGTGATCTGGATCTTCTGGACCGGCTCGAGGAGCGAGTCCCCGGCAAGCAGCAGACCGCCCTTGATGGCGCCACGGACTGCGGGGATGACCTGTGCGGGACCACGGTGGATTGCATCCTCGTGGAGCTTGACATCGGTGAGAACCATCTTGAGGTTCTGGACGGGCTCATCCGCGAGCGGACCCCCGGCGAGTGCCTCATGGATACCTTCGATAACCAGTTCCATTGTTTCGTTGAGGTACTGGATACCTTTGGTGCTGTCGATGAGCATATTCGTGCCCTTGATCATCTTGACACTCTTTGCCTCATCCTTGTCCATGCCGGCCTTGATGAGCACGTCACGGCGCTCCAGCATCTGCTGGTTCATGGTGACTTCGCCAGCCTTGATCAGGTCGACGATCTCATCGGGGAGGGGTGAGAGGGTAAAGTAGAAGCGGTTGTGCCGGTTGGGGGACTTGCCTTCAACATTTTCAACCTTGCCGGTTACGGTCTCACGATAGACCACGATCGGCGGGGATGTGACGATCTCGACACCCTTGTCGCGCTTGATACGGCCTGTGATGATCTCAAGGTGGAGTTCTCCCATACCTGCAATCAGGTGTTCGCCAGTCTCTTCGTTGATGGAGATACTGAGGGTGGGATCTTCCTTGGCCACCTGCCGGAGCACTTCAACAAGCTTTGGCAGGTCCTTCATGTTCTTTGCCTCGACGGCAACGGTCATGACGGGTTCGCTGTAGTGCTTGAGAGACTCAAACGGCGTGACTTCCATGAGGGAGCTGACCGTCGATCCGACGATTGCATCCCGGAGACCGGTGACTGCGGCAATGTTCCCGGCAACGATCTCCTCGACTTCGACCCTTTTCGGGCCCATGAAGATACCTACCTGCTGGAGGCGGTTCTCTTTCTTGGCGGTGCCCATGACATAGAGCACATCGCCCCGCTTGAGGCTGCCGGAGAAGAGACGCCCGGTGGCGACTTCCCCTGCATGGGGGTCAAACGAGATGTCGGTAACCATCATTGCAACAGGTCCGGTCGCATCGCAGGCAAGCATGGATTTGCCTTCCTTCGTGGTCTTGTCACCGTGCCAGATGACGTTGACACGCCGGGGCTGGGCCTCGAGCGGGTTGGGCAGTTTGTTCACTACCATATCAAGGAGAACTTCCGAGAGGGGGCTGTTCTTTGCCAGGTACTTCATGTCACCTGCGCGGCACTTGTCGTACACAATCTTGAAGGAGATACCGCTCTTCTTCATGAACGGCACCGATACTGCCCAGTTGTAGAGCGCGGATCCGAATGCAACGGTTCCTGCGCCGGCATCGAGTTTCCAGCCATTGTTGTAGGCTTCCTCGTTCATGCCCTTGATCAGCTTGTTGACCTTGTCGATCACTTTGCCGAGCCGGATCTGCATCTCCATGTCGTCGACTTTAAGCTCGTTGATGAGCCGGTCGACCTTGTTGATGAAGAGAACGGGACGGACACCCTCCTTGAGGGCCTGGCGGAGCACCGTCTCGGTCTGGGGCATGGTGCCTTCAACCGCATCAACGAGCACGACCGCTCCGTCCACCGCACGCATGGCACGGGTGACGTCGCCACCGAAGTCCACGTGGCCCGGCGTATCGATCATGTTGATGAGGAAGTCCTGGCCTTCGTACTCATGCACCATCGAGACGTTGGATGCGTCGATGGTGATACCTCGGGCCTGCTCTTCCGGATCCGAGTCCATGAAGAGCTGTTTTCCTGCAAGCTCCTCAGAGATGATGCCTGCACCTGAAAGCAGGTTGTCGGAGAGTGTGGTCTTGCCGTGGTCGATGTGCGCTACAATACCGATGTTCCGAATGTGCTTCGGATCCTTCATGAGCTCTACTACGCGCTCAACCGTTTTTTTGCCGCGGGACATGAAATGACCTCAAAAAAAGATGAATTAACGGGCGGACTTCGCGATCCGCTCGCGCTCTTCCTTTTTCCCGACCGAGTAACATTTCATGTCGCCCTTGGATGCGGCGATGAGTTCATCGGCGAGAACTGCGCTTGCACTCTTCTTGCTGGTGCTGGAACCCTTCAGGGTTGCTTCCGCAAGGAAGTGAATTGCCGTGTCAACCCTGCGCATGGGTGCGGTATCGACCGATTTCGGAACATTGATACCACCGTATTTTAACCGGACCGTCT from uncultured Methanoregula sp. harbors:
- a CDS encoding PLP-dependent aminotransferase family protein yields the protein MSYRFASRIGKVKPSFLEELFRVSNDPAIISFAGGLPSSALIDTEGIAKATREVMEEEAHTALQYTTTDGYLPLREYIAKRYRTRLGIPAEADEIQIVNGSQQCLDLFAKIFLDPGDHVGMERPGYLGAIEAFSLYEPVIDAVPLEDAGPDLAEFERLIASAQPKFFYGIPNSQNPSGRTYSQDTRRAIAGILDGHDTVFYEDDAFGELFFDNKPRLPVKRYLPDKAVISGSFSKTVAPGMRIGWMFAPAEILSKFNIVKQASDLHSNFLCQKILHRYLTTTDPDRQIRKIVGVYGKKCRQMCDLFDDLMPELVHTNPEGGMFLTATLPPGLSARTVFEEGVRNRVAVLPGMPFYVDGGGADTIRLNFSSASEEQITEGMHRLANVVRGLPRG
- a CDS encoding PEGA domain-containing protein; translation: MTNKYLILLLALAMIAAVVPLVSADDGPTDGPVVVPTTTKDTPEPTAVPTLVTAPPTTEPTVTVPTYVTTMPTTEPTVTVPTMVTQPTTTVATTVPTETWTIEPTSAGGGKGWITTYCNVDGATVSFNGAPQGTTSGGSLTVAVSPSGTPVTTITVSKYGYSTWEGPLSHMPEDQETVSVYATINPLSTPTTTPPVQYGTIYAQSTPSGAQIYMNGNFYGYAPITIPNLAPGTYSMKASLSGYTPDTRTVTVYSGQTTYYSPVLQQSPQPSRSTGTVYVTSSPDHALVYVDGNYQGKAPLTVTLYPGSHSFRLTLSGYNDYTTTVYVNGGTAQNLNAVMTSATYGSVAITSLPGASVYMDSNLMGKIPSSGTLTLNNIVSGNHLFKLTATGYNDWMNTIYVRGNTMTPFTATLIPLGTPVPATGSLNIASMPTGSEVYLDNIFKGYTPALLDGITPGEHQVLLKYTGFMDYTTTVTVVSGQTTPLSVSLQAAPSPTQSAPSIAVLIGGIAGLVALGGVLRRRS
- a CDS encoding peptidylprolyl isomerase, with protein sequence MSSQVRIILPALILIAALLLAAGCTQPAASSGTATVSPTITTPAAASAVATTTVSTDSWKRARLSTSMGDIVIALNPDMPITSGNFETLVKQGFYNNVTFHRVIDGFMIQGGDPTGTGMGGPGYTIKDEFKTGNRNDRGTIAMANGGPNTGGSQFFINLVNNNYLDSKHPVFGKVVEGMNVVDKIAKVPTTGGNENRPIQSVTILKAEMI
- a CDS encoding peptidylprolyl isomerase, which translates into the protein MTASADNQKLVRLETNMGTIVIALAPDMPITAGNFETLVQKGYYNGVIFHRVISGFMIQGGDPTGTGRGGPGYAIKDEFPPGNKNDRGTISMANAGPNTGGSQFFINLVDNNFLDGKHPVFGKVVEGMDVVDKIGKTKTGPGDRPNKDVVIVKAVME
- a CDS encoding elongation factor EF-2, coding for MSRGKKTVERVVELMKDPKHIRNIGIVAHIDHGKTTLSDNLLSGAGIISEELAGKQLFMDSDPEEQARGITIDASNVSMVHEYEGQDFLINMIDTPGHVDFGGDVTRAMRAVDGAVVLVDAVEGTMPQTETVLRQALKEGVRPVLFINKVDRLINELKVDDMEMQIRLGKVIDKVNKLIKGMNEEAYNNGWKLDAGAGTVAFGSALYNWAVSVPFMKKSGISFKIVYDKCRAGDMKYLAKNSPLSEVLLDMVVNKLPNPLEAQPRRVNVIWHGDKTTKEGKSMLACDATGPVAMMVTDISFDPHAGEVATGRLFSGSLKRGDVLYVMGTAKKENRLQQVGIFMGPKRVEVEEIVAGNIAAVTGLRDAIVGSTVSSLMEVTPFESLKHYSEPVMTVAVEAKNMKDLPKLVEVLRQVAKEDPTLSISINEETGEHLIAGMGELHLEIITGRIKRDKGVEIVTSPPIVVYRETVTGKVENVEGKSPNRHNRFYFTLSPLPDEIVDLIKAGEVTMNQQMLERRDVLIKAGMDKDEAKSVKMIKGTNMLIDSTKGIQYLNETMELVIEGIHEALAGGPLADEPVQNLKMVLTDVKLHEDAIHRGPAQVIPAVRGAIKGGLLLAGDSLLEPVQKIQITVPMDQMGAATSQIQGRRGQVFDMTSEGDTITVAGKAPVAELFGFAGDIRSATEGRAMWNTEFAGFELVPNNLVKEVVVSIRKRKGLKEQMPTPSDYLSV